One Fulvia fulva chromosome 8, complete sequence DNA window includes the following coding sequences:
- a CDS encoding putative mannosyl-oligosaccharide alpha-1,2-mannosidase 1B — MRTSGLSLAVAFGLQAVTISAQDDLKTNTNGLAYPKQRGLDYDYTSFPQDQQERADAVIEQFRFAWDGYYQYAYPHDSLHPKDNTYRDDRNGWGLTMVDGLDTAIIMEQQDIVDIILNFIPTIDFTKTNAELNEVFPAATPLYTSVFETTIRYLGGLLGAYDLLTGPFKHMVKDDSQVDALLSQAVSLADTLKFAFDTASGLPINNVFVDNQTFTNYDVGEDGIQYTGLAVLGTLVLEWQHLSDLTGDPTYGALAQKAESYWFEADEVWPGLTGGLFSVANGSVMDDYGGWTSGNDSAYEYLIKMYAYDPERYGNYSERWQAAADSTIKHLMSSPNSRPDLTMAGTFAGRTVQNSSQQLACFIGGNFLLGSTIYDRDDYLDAGLKFSEFCANGYRYTPSGIGPVLYSWNETVLAGANYINQTDQYERAGWFIDENLAYGGGQTPEAIESWYYAYQTTGDQYWRDVAWAYTVAQNRTSRVGSGFASVRNIYKADGGGTGNYMASFMLAETLKYQFMIQSPKDGEWNVQHGKENKNTFVYNTEAHPFKVATKRPV, encoded by the exons ATGCGTACATCAGGCCTATCTCTGGCTGTAGCATTCGGCCTGCAAGCAGTAACGATATCTGCTCAAGACGACCTCAAGACGAACACCAACGGTCTCGCGTACCCTAAGCAGCGAGGCTTGGATTACGACTACACCAGCTTTCCGCAAGATCAGCAAGAGCGAGCAGATGCCGTGATAGAGCAGTTCAGGTTCGCTTGGGATGGATACTACCAATACGCCTACCCACACGACAGCCTCCATCCGAAGGACAACACCTACCGCGATGACCGCAATGGATGGGGCTTGACGATGGTGGACGGGCTGGACACGGCTATCATCATGGAGCAGCAAGATATCGTGGACATTATACTCAAC TTCATTCCTACTATTGACTTTACCAAGACCAACGCCGAACTGAACGAAGTCTTTCCTGCTGCGACACCGTTGTACACCAGCGTGTTCGAGACGACCATTCGATACCTTGGTGGCCTCTTGGGGGCCTACGATCTGCTGACGGGGCCTTTCAAACACATGGTGAAGGATGACAGCCAAGTCGATGCACTTCTATCACAAGCCGTCTCTCTTGCAGACACGCTGAAGTTCGCCTTCGACACGGCAAGTGGCCTTCCTATCAATAATGTCTTTGTCGACAACCAGACTTTCACGAACTATGATGTCGGCGAGGATGGCATCCAGTATACAGGCCTTGCAGTTCTCGGCACTCTTGTCTTGGAGTGGCAGCACCTTTCTGATCTCACTGGCGATCCAACGTACGGCGCACTTGCTCAAAAGGCAGAATCGTACTGGTTTGAAGCAGATGAGGTTTGGCCCGGTCTCACGGGAGGCCTTTTCAGCGTTGCTAATGGCTCAGTTATGGACGACTATGGTGGCTGGACTTCCGGCAACGATAGTGCCTATGAGTACCTGATCAAGATGTACGCATACGACCCCGAACGCTACGGCAACTACAGTGAGCGCTGGCAAGCCGCCGCAGACTCTACCATCAAGCACCTCATGAGCAGCCCAAATTCTCGTCCAGATCTCACCATGGCAGGCACGTTCGCTGGGAGAACTGTCCAAAACTCCAGCCAACAGCTTGCTTGCTTCATTGGTGGTAACTTTTTGCTAGGCAGCACCATCTACGACAGAGACGACTACCTCGATGCTGGCCTGAAGTTCAGCGAGTTCTGCGCAAATGGCTATAGATACACCCCTTCAGGCATAGGTCCAGTGCTCTATAGCTGGAACGAGACAGTCCTGGCGGGCGCCAACTATATCAATCAGACTGACCAATACGAGCGCGCCGGCTGGTTCATCGACGAGAACCTAGCCTACGGTGGTGGCCAGACTCCCGAAGCTATCGAGAGCTGGTACTACGCCTATCAGACAACGGGTGACCAATACTGGCGCGACGTCGCCTGGGCGTACACAGTCGCGCAGAACCGGACGTCTCGTGTCGGATCTGGCTTCGCCAGTGTCAGGAACATCTACAAGGCCGACGGTGGAGGTACAGGCAACTACATGGCGAGCTTCATGCTGGCAGAGACTTTGAAATATCAGTTCATGATTCAGAGCCCGAAGGATGGAGAATGGAACGTGCAGCATGGAAAGGAAAACAAGAACACCTTCGTGTACAACACCGAGGCGCACCCGTTCAAGGTGGCGACCAAGCGGCCGGTGTAG
- a CDS encoding Nitrosoguanidine resistance protein SNG1 codes for MGACQLIYQDARNDTNWFDFIYPQLVPFMTEATTMVGQEWTRMVLQNATSYNTLLANIANVPQALSPAIGFSMYNLRPFYPYTSIPAVSIGLIYLIIISFFSFAFYLPIHFKYLKPEGHLPLKFPHLVIWRWCSTISAYSMLSLAYSLISLAFQINYSGGNPVTSQTEPTLIEYGNPDAYGKGTFLVYWMLNFFGTIALGLACENAAIFVGQPWTGLWLIFWVITNVSTAFYDIDIEPGFYRWGYAWPLHYVVEGSRQILFDLHSRIGLDFGVLIAWGAVNTAVFPIACWFMRWKSKHHVHEYSK; via the coding sequence ATGGGCGCATGCCAACTGATCTACCAAGATGCACGCAACGACACGAACTGGTTCGATTTCATCTACCCACAACTAGTGCCCTTCATGACCGAAGCCACCACGATGGTCGGCCAAGAATGGACAAGGATGGTCCTACAAAACGCCACATCCTACAACACCCTTCTCGCAAACATTGCAAACGTCCCGCAAGCCCTCAGCCCAGCCATCGGATTCAGCATGTACAACCTCCGACCCTTCTACCCATACACCAGCATCCCCGCGGTCTCGATTGGATTGATCTACCTAATCATCATATCCTTCTTCAGCTTCGCATTCTACCTTCCCATCCACTTCAAATACCTTAAACCGGAGGGGCACCTGCCGTTGAAGTTTCCACACCTTGTCATCTGGCGCTGGTGCAGCACGATTTCGGCATATTCCATGCTGAGCTTGGCGTATTCGCTTATCTCCCTGGCGTTCCAGATCAACTACTCGGGTGGGAATCCAGTCACGTCTCAGACAGAGCCGACACTCATTGAGTATGGCAATCCGGACGCCTATGGCAAGGGGACGTTCCTGGTGTATTGGATGCTGAACTTCTTCGGGACGATTGCATTGGGGTTGGCGTGTGAGAATGCTGCGATCTTCGTGGGGCAGCCTTGGACGGGGTTGTGGTTGATTTTTTGGGTTATTACGAATGTCTCGACAGCGTTTTACGATATTGATATCGAACCTGGCTTCTATCGATGGGGGTATGCGTGGCCGTTGCATTATGTTGTGGAGGGGTCAAGGCAGATTTTGTTTGATTTGCATAGCAGGATTGGGCTGGATTTTGGAGTGTTGATTGCGTGGGGTGCGGTCAATACGGCGGTGTTTCCGATTGCGTGTTGGTTTATGAGGTGGAAGTCGAAGCATCATGTGCATGAGTATTCTAAGTAG